In a single window of the Halobaculum lipolyticum genome:
- a CDS encoding HVO_0649 family zinc finger protein, translating to MSEEKSRSPLERLKQYYDHEELTCSECGYEDADGEWHSETDGSRVHYYHECPRCDAVDEHTIRLSNE from the coding sequence ATGAGCGAGGAGAAAAGCCGGTCGCCCCTGGAGCGACTCAAGCAGTACTACGACCACGAGGAACTCACCTGCTCGGAGTGCGGCTACGAGGACGCCGACGGGGAGTGGCACAGCGAGACCGACGGCAGCCGAGTCCACTACTACCACGAGTGCCCCCGGTGTGACGCGGTCGACGAACACACGATCAGGCTGTCGAACGAGTAG
- a CDS encoding Lrp/AsnC family transcriptional regulator — MTHRIDEIDRVILYHLAADARTTTAPTMAEQVDVTPATIRNRIRQLEERGIVRGYHAAIDYEAADGKVTTQFTCTVPVNERSAIAADALATHGVVNVRELLAGQDNLLVTAVGEDTDDVDRIAHQLSELGATIKREDIVRTDTTQPLRSFAPDADGPPSAVRDLQSVAGGAEVVEFTVSQEAPVVGTTLEAANESGLLPDDVLVVSIERGDTRLTPSGDTRIEAGDVVSVFSPDAFPEALVESFAASVAGSDAG; from the coding sequence ATGACCCACCGGATCGACGAGATCGACCGGGTGATCCTCTACCATCTCGCCGCCGACGCGCGGACGACGACGGCGCCGACGATGGCCGAGCAGGTGGACGTGACGCCGGCGACGATCCGCAACCGGATCCGGCAGTTGGAGGAGCGGGGCATCGTCCGCGGCTACCACGCGGCCATCGACTACGAGGCCGCCGACGGGAAGGTGACCACCCAGTTCACGTGTACGGTGCCGGTGAACGAGCGCTCGGCCATCGCGGCCGACGCGCTGGCGACCCACGGCGTCGTGAACGTGCGGGAGCTGTTGGCCGGGCAGGACAACCTCCTCGTCACCGCCGTCGGCGAGGACACCGACGACGTCGACCGGATCGCCCACCAGTTGTCCGAACTGGGCGCGACGATCAAACGCGAGGACATCGTCCGCACGGACACGACCCAGCCGCTGCGGTCGTTCGCGCCCGACGCCGACGGGCCGCCCTCGGCGGTCCGCGACCTCCAGAGCGTCGCAGGCGGCGCCGAAGTGGTCGAGTTCACCGTCTCCCAAGAGGCGCCCGTGGTCGGCACGACGCTGGAGGCGGCCAACGAGTCGGGCCTGCTCCCGGACGACGTACTCGTCGTCAGCATCGAGCGCGGGGACACACGGCTCACCCCGAGCGGCGACACGCGCATCGAGGCCGGCGACGTCGTCTCCGTCTTCTCGCCGGACGCGTTCCCCGAGGCGTTGGTCGAGTCGTTCGCGGCGTCGGTTGCGGGGAGCGACGCGGGCTGA
- a CDS encoding tyrosine-type recombinase/integrase — MQTDGDLEPLAPSKAIEMWLGRIESEKAEATVRSYTYRIRHFEEWCEEEGFDNLNDLGPRDVYDFDSARRAEGLSLTTLNNQLGTLRHFLGFCRDLNAVTADVVAAVDVPSMTKAHRVNEERLATERAEEALEKLDRFRYASRDHAMLAVAWDTGCRLGALRALDSEDVYLTDGDLDRLRNYPEVDETTYRTIRDEVTPPFVYFRHRENTPLKNGIEGQRPVTLREKPADVLRAYMNVNRIDSLDDDGRSPVFTTEKGEGRLSKAAIRRVSNIVTQPCRLGGECPHDRDPEDCEARDHGLEQRCPSSRSPHRVRTGSITWHRDQGWPPDVLSERVNATPEVIRDHYDHPQLLQRMQSRRSFFEEE; from the coding sequence GTGCAGACTGACGGCGACCTCGAACCGCTCGCACCGTCGAAGGCGATCGAGATGTGGCTCGGTCGCATCGAATCGGAGAAGGCGGAGGCGACAGTCCGGAGCTACACCTACCGCATCCGGCACTTCGAGGAGTGGTGCGAGGAGGAGGGCTTCGACAACCTGAACGACCTCGGGCCGCGCGACGTGTACGACTTCGACTCCGCCCGTCGCGCGGAGGGACTGAGCCTCACCACGCTCAACAATCAGTTGGGGACGCTCCGTCACTTCCTCGGGTTCTGCCGGGACCTGAACGCCGTCACGGCGGACGTGGTGGCCGCTGTCGACGTGCCGTCGATGACGAAGGCGCACCGGGTCAACGAGGAGCGACTCGCGACCGAACGCGCCGAAGAGGCGCTCGAGAAGCTCGACCGGTTTCGGTACGCCTCCCGCGACCACGCGATGCTCGCCGTCGCGTGGGACACCGGCTGCCGGCTCGGGGCGCTCCGTGCGCTTGACTCGGAGGACGTCTACCTCACAGACGGCGATCTCGACCGGCTCCGGAACTACCCGGAGGTCGACGAGACGACCTACCGGACGATCCGCGACGAGGTGACGCCACCGTTCGTCTACTTCCGGCACCGGGAGAACACGCCGCTGAAGAACGGCATCGAGGGACAGCGACCGGTGACGCTCCGCGAGAAGCCGGCCGACGTGCTCCGCGCGTATATGAATGTGAACCGGATCGATTCACTCGACGACGACGGCCGGTCGCCCGTCTTCACCACCGAGAAAGGAGAAGGCAGGCTGTCGAAGGCAGCGATCCGGCGCGTCTCCAACATCGTCACCCAGCCGTGCCGGTTAGGCGGAGAGTGTCCACATGACCGTGACCCGGAGGACTGCGAGGCTCGCGACCACGGCCTCGAACAGCGGTGTCCGTCCTCGAGGTCTCCTCACCGAGTCCGGACGGGTTCGATCACTTGGCACCGTGACCAAGGGTGGCCACCGGACGTGCTGTCGGAGCGCGTGAACGCGACGCCGGAAGTGATCCGCGACCACTACGATCACCCGCAGTTGCTCCAGCGGATGCAGTCGCGGCGGAGCTTCTTCGAGGAGGAGTAA
- a CDS encoding helix-turn-helix transcriptional regulator produces the protein MSNHTTQSKKCTESNHQRWTDLTAFEGNVLYALARLQSDGETSYGLAVKRVLQDLYEQEINHGRLYPALDDLAEYGFVEKSALDKRTNEYVLTDAGRQLLRDRIDLLADALVGGDAE, from the coding sequence ATGTCTAATCATACCACGCAGTCGAAAAAGTGTACCGAGAGTAACCACCAGCGCTGGACGGACCTCACCGCGTTCGAGGGCAACGTCCTCTACGCGCTTGCCCGCCTCCAGAGCGACGGAGAGACCTCCTACGGACTCGCAGTCAAGCGCGTCCTGCAGGACCTCTACGAGCAAGAGATCAACCACGGTCGCCTCTACCCGGCCCTGGACGACCTCGCGGAGTACGGCTTCGTGGAGAAGTCCGCGCTCGACAAGCGCACGAACGAGTACGTCCTTACCGACGCCGGTCGCCAGCTGCTCCGCGACCGGATCGATCTGCTCGCCGACGCGCTCGTGGGAGGTGACGCCGAGTGA
- a CDS encoding Kiwa anti-phage protein KwaB-like domain-containing protein, which produces MSSDEIDVEEQLRNVQDFLVQSDGEPKRHEDGRYRDFIVAKSEREEDRSYDFGEIDLPSESLDRLHSLVNKRIGAKLGQIASHEVEPVRYGEAKGDRRHLRYITEDELPLIGRFEEIFSEREVGYTTYEEMDPDFQAIRIMDSEDGMVIGFQHYWGNQLLGNTSLFNIWTRGGELTPIDDPIISIPKRLDAVYYDGVLYIFDNWRFEQMFDYHEVYEEVAENVLGTLREGDIRFGDMDLVESGVLNNPNMMRKLRDVQENGLYEELDMDDIEWVLGEYPNALDGIHIDGVADDREIVLENKLKIWGLIHILNDDHVVSSLTNRAYQASNKEEI; this is translated from the coding sequence ATGAGTTCTGATGAAATCGATGTCGAGGAACAGCTCCGGAATGTACAGGATTTCCTCGTACAATCAGATGGTGAACCGAAACGTCACGAGGATGGTCGATATCGCGATTTTATCGTCGCAAAGTCCGAAAGAGAGGAAGATCGCAGCTACGACTTTGGCGAGATTGATCTCCCCTCAGAGTCACTGGATCGACTGCATTCGTTAGTAAACAAGCGAATTGGTGCAAAACTCGGACAGATTGCCTCACACGAGGTTGAGCCGGTCCGATACGGTGAGGCGAAAGGAGATCGCCGCCATCTCCGATACATCACCGAAGACGAACTTCCACTTATCGGTCGGTTTGAGGAGATATTCTCGGAGCGAGAAGTCGGCTATACTACTTACGAGGAGATGGATCCAGATTTCCAAGCCATCCGAATAATGGACAGTGAAGATGGGATGGTGATTGGGTTCCAACATTATTGGGGAAACCAGCTGCTTGGGAACACGAGTCTCTTCAACATTTGGACCCGCGGTGGAGAACTTACGCCAATTGATGACCCGATCATCTCGATCCCGAAACGGCTTGACGCGGTATACTATGACGGTGTGTTGTATATCTTCGATAATTGGCGGTTTGAGCAGATGTTTGATTACCACGAGGTGTATGAAGAGGTTGCAGAGAACGTTCTCGGAACGCTCCGTGAGGGAGATATAAGATTCGGAGACATGGACCTAGTGGAGTCGGGTGTTCTGAATAATCCGAACATGATGCGGAAGCTACGTGATGTCCAAGAGAACGGCCTCTACGAAGAGTTGGACATGGACGATATTGAGTGGGTGCTCGGTGAGTATCCCAACGCACTGGATGGAATCCACATTGATGGAGTCGCTGACGACCGCGAGATAGTTCTAGAGAACAAGTTGAAAATTTGGGGTCTTATCCACATTCTGAATGATGACCACGTGGTTTCTTCGCTCACTAATCGGGCGTACCAAGCGTCGAATAAAGAAGAGATCTGA
- a CDS encoding DNA cytosine methyltransferase, translating into MTESRPKAIDLFCGAGGLTQGLSDAGFDVLWGIDHEENTKPTYDHNHDHEMTVGDIRETSPPDLGLEEGELDLVAGGPPCPTFSLVGRSKINSLEGQSTTTDERHQLYEDFLRFVAHYEPKAFLMENVKGMLSAANDDGEDVVDVISGQMEDLGYEVTVKLLDSADFGVPQHRERLFFIGNRIGVDNPDLDEWKTHRPPSNEEEKQIKFNTAGGPEEENQESLHAYTEEEEKEFPHFEESPERRVPWNTVADAILDLPPVSPNGETPPTQAEEYTMGPVSEYQYWIRGRPGPDEWEGRTLYNHECRGHNMRDLTLYKLLGEGTSYIIGDIPEEHQPYRSDIFPDKLKKQNPKEPSTTVVAHLYKDGHMFIHPTEARSITVREAARLQSFPDDFEFPVARTHAFKQVGNAVPPLLAQAIATAVRKTVLGISQDSTLSPEADD; encoded by the coding sequence ATGACCGAGAGCAGGCCGAAGGCCATCGACCTATTCTGTGGGGCTGGCGGTCTCACGCAGGGTCTCTCCGACGCTGGCTTCGACGTTCTCTGGGGGATCGACCACGAGGAGAATACGAAGCCGACCTACGATCACAACCACGACCACGAGATGACGGTCGGCGACATCCGCGAGACATCGCCACCTGACCTCGGGCTCGAGGAGGGGGAACTCGACCTCGTCGCTGGAGGACCACCCTGCCCTACCTTCTCTCTTGTCGGTCGAAGCAAGATCAACTCGCTGGAGGGTCAAAGCACGACGACTGACGAGCGCCATCAGCTCTACGAGGACTTCCTTCGCTTCGTCGCCCACTACGAACCCAAGGCGTTCCTGATGGAGAACGTCAAGGGGATGCTCTCCGCCGCCAACGACGATGGTGAAGATGTCGTCGACGTGATCTCCGGGCAGATGGAGGATCTCGGCTACGAGGTCACGGTGAAACTGCTCGACTCCGCGGACTTCGGCGTCCCCCAGCATCGAGAGCGGCTCTTCTTCATCGGGAACCGAATTGGCGTCGACAATCCCGACTTAGACGAGTGGAAGACGCACCGACCGCCGAGCAACGAGGAAGAGAAGCAGATCAAGTTCAACACGGCTGGAGGGCCTGAAGAAGAAAACCAGGAGTCGCTCCACGCCTACACTGAGGAGGAAGAGAAGGAATTCCCCCACTTCGAGGAGTCTCCCGAGAGGCGTGTACCGTGGAACACAGTTGCCGACGCGATCCTCGACCTTCCCCCTGTCTCGCCGAACGGGGAGACGCCGCCGACGCAAGCTGAGGAGTACACGATGGGGCCTGTCTCGGAGTATCAGTACTGGATTCGGGGCCGACCCGGTCCGGACGAGTGGGAGGGCCGTACGCTATACAACCACGAGTGCCGCGGCCACAACATGCGTGACCTGACCCTCTACAAGCTCCTCGGTGAGGGGACCTCCTACATCATCGGCGACATTCCCGAGGAACACCAGCCCTACCGCTCGGACATCTTCCCCGACAAACTGAAGAAACAGAACCCGAAGGAACCGTCGACGACCGTCGTTGCCCATCTCTACAAGGACGGTCACATGTTCATTCACCCGACTGAAGCCCGTTCGATCACCGTTCGCGAGGCAGCTCGACTACAGTCCTTCCCTGACGACTTCGAGTTCCCCGTCGCGAGGACACACGCGTTCAAGCAGGTAGGCAACGCCGTTCCCCCACTGCTGGCCCAAGCGATCGCTACCGCGGTTCGAAAAACGGTCCTCGGGATTTCTCAGGATAGTACACTTTCCCCAGAGGCGGACGACTAA
- a CDS encoding GNAT family N-acetyltransferase, which translates to MRDIEIQQASAGAAEELAAVYRNAYQENRELGFPAKAESATAQTVTEWIRDNTVLVALVEGRVIGGVRLEATATDRIKLSRLCVHEDWKGEGVGSKLLDIAEERAADSGVDSIWLTTPEQHPYLPSLYRDRGYEATEPYPLEYRDYDEVVMEKSLS; encoded by the coding sequence ATGCGAGATATCGAGATTCAACAGGCATCCGCCGGGGCAGCAGAAGAACTCGCGGCAGTCTATCGAAATGCGTACCAAGAAAATCGTGAGCTTGGTTTTCCGGCGAAGGCGGAGTCCGCTACGGCACAAACAGTCACGGAATGGATCCGTGACAACACTGTACTCGTCGCCTTGGTCGAAGGCAGGGTGATTGGTGGTGTACGCCTCGAAGCGACGGCTACTGACCGGATAAAATTGAGTCGGCTCTGTGTGCATGAGGACTGGAAAGGGGAAGGCGTCGGGAGCAAGCTGCTGGATATTGCCGAGGAGCGGGCCGCCGATTCAGGAGTAGATTCCATCTGGCTAACGACTCCCGAACAACATCCCTACCTCCCGAGCCTCTACCGGGACCGAGGATACGAAGCGACCGAGCCCTATCCGCTCGAGTACCGAGACTACGATGAGGTCGTCATGGAGAAGTCGCTTTCATAG